In Tubulanus polymorphus chromosome 2, tnTubPoly1.2, whole genome shotgun sequence, a single window of DNA contains:
- the LOC141900086 gene encoding equilibrative nucleobase transporter 1-like — protein MENCHRNERMKNIFAFLFGWVECLIFAGSIFGWVPLVFVLKQDGVYSHLCNIGLKNGSDTASDSESSRNETSFAEIVTNDDNNTSVAYSTCLQQNDMLMLVFSIGVAALCCSAAVIGWLLDKHGTRVTRITIIIIFASGCLMLGFASPDVPVLVFPGLAGIGIGGVGLLATNMQIGNYFDTARLTVVTLYSSSYDISGFVMLIMKHLHGKGVKRLHYFIVLCVLSVVMVSISTFALLPKFKIFPKDHPRGSGKNRSNDDADAKVGYIAGTVLVEDERNKTDEIQTSYEPKVDERKVKALTYYLFSRVYLLELMWEAIIQLQFFYYMGTLNPMLTRFTKNDVDKVSFFTNIFSYILLGGIFLGPLEGLFLHLEKKRLHRDNPNYYDQIRPAALPQAFCSFVCLLLSVLVLIPVEGLLYVQFICLVVFRAFLFGLSAAFLFMAFPVEHFGRLFGSLRIINGGIIGMLQYPLFKWGEGPPINYLPPSLFMIVGVVLSFLQPLSVMFGERIDQLTRWCRPIKQQGILTS, from the exons ATGGAAAATTGTCACCGTAATGAACGTATGAAGAACATATTTGCGTTTCTATTTGGATGGGTGGAATGTTTAATATTTGCTGGCAGTATATTCGGTTGGGTGCCATTAGTTTTTGTCCTTAAGCAAGACGGAGTCTATAGCCATTTGTGCAACATCGGTCTAAAAAACGGTAGCGATACGGCGAGTGATTCGGAATCCAGCAGAAATGAAACATCATTTGCGGAGATCGTGACCAATGACGACAACAATACGAGTGTAGCCTATTCGACTTGTCTCCAACAGAATGACATGCTAATGTTAGTGTTTTCGATAGGCGTAGCAGCTCTATGTTGTTCTGCTGCAGTTATTGGTTGGTTGTTAGATAAACATGGAACCCGAGTTACGCGAATTACCATCAT CATTATATTTGCCAGTGGATGTTTAATGTTGGGTTTTGCAAGTCCAG ATGTTCCTGTCCTCGTATTTCCTGGGTTAGCTGGTATTGGTATCGGAGGTGTAGGCTTGCTTGCAACAAATATGCAG attggcaattattttgataccgcTCGTTTAACTGTTGTTACGTTATACAGTTCTTCATATGACATTTCCGGTTTTGTAATGTTAATTATGAAG CATTTGCACGGCAAAGGTGTGAAGCGATTACACTATTTCATTGTCCTTTGCGTATTGAGTGTGGTGATGGTGTCAATAAGCACGTTCGCCCTGCttcctaaattcaaaattttcccgAAAGATCATCCGCGAGGAAGTGGTAAAAATCGATCGAACGACGACGCAGACGCCAAAGTAGGATATATAGCTGGTACAGTTTTAGTCGAAGATGAGAGAAACAAAACGGACGAAATACAAACTTCGTACGAACCGAAAG TTGATGAACGTAAGGTGAAAGCTTTGACATATTATTTGTTCAGTAGAGTCTATCTATTAGAACTGATGTGGGAGGCTATAATTCAACTACAATTCTTCTATTATATGGGAACTTTAAACCCAATGCTCACCCGCTTCACTAAAAACGATGTTGATAAAG TGagttttttcacgaatataTTTTCCTATATTCTGCTTGGCGGCATATTTCTTGGACCATTGGAAGGATTATTTTTGCACTTGGAGAAGAAACGTCTTCATC GTGATAATCCGAATTATTATGATCAGATAAGACCAGCTGCATTACCTCAGGCATTCTGtagttttgtttgtttgttactGTCGGTACTAGTTTTGATTCCTGTTGAAGGTCTACTTTACGTACAGTTCATCTGTCTCGTTGTATTCAGAGCGTTTCTTTTCGGTTTGAGCGCGGCTTTCCTTTTCATGGC ATTCCCAGTGGAACATTTTGGTCGATTGTTCGGATCTTTGAGGATCATAAATGGTGGAATCATAGGCATGCTTCAGTATCCTTTGTTTAAATGGGGAGAAGGACCACCTATTAATTACCTACCA CCATCGCTATTTATGATAGTTGGCGTCGTATTGTCATTTCTACAACCTTTATCTGTGATGTTCGGGGAAAGAATCGATCAACTGACACGGTGGTGTAGGCCTATAAAACAACAAGGCATTTTAACCTCATGA
- the LOC141899973 gene encoding cell growth-regulating nucleolar protein-like: MVFFNCNACGESMKKNQVDNHCRKCRNCQVVSCVDCGKEFWGNDYNEHVKCISEQEKYSGKNYKPTVNKGEVKQSAWIDQCQRAIDKHKNDIQLKDLLIRLQSYPNIPRKKAKFLNFARSSLNLKFKEYLVGKLWEVLEAEANIDKQKAEAEKAEKGVEPEKTTTVTQTPEETRVEAPTENDENTTKKKNKREKKEERSGKKASKKEKKNSDQHDQAEENGEKKTKKKRKRKHDSESEENEGVTTEAKRVKRDDTDAEQKPVENGKHKEKKKNKTSQLDTSIAPNTNHDHPVEPDTGDKCSKKFNWLKTIVSLLEHKSDKEMGINKLKKKVIAEYMEKGGKRTKSEHELWAKFSHKINAHPRFKVLKERVKLVDEG; the protein is encoded by the exons ATGGTGTTCTTTAACTGTAATGCGTGCGGTGAAAGTATGAAAAAGAACCAAGTCGACAACCACTGTCGAAAATGTCGCAATTGTCAGGTGGTGTCATGCGTTGATTGCGGAAAAGAATTTTG gggTAACGATTACAATGAACACGTAAAGTGTATCAGCGAACAGGAAAAATACTCTGGGAAAAATTACAAACCGACTGTCAACAAGGGTGAAGTGAAACAGTCAGCTTGGATAGAC CAATGTCAGAGAGCCATCGATAAACATAAAAACGACATCCAACTGAAAGACTTACTCATACGACTTCAGTCGTATCCAAATATTCCTCGCAAGAAAGCTAAATTTCTG AACTTTGCCAGGAgtagtttgaatttgaaattcaaagaaTATCTAGTCGGGAAACTTTGGGAGGTGCTCGAAGCTGAAGCTAATATAGATAAACAG AAAGCCGAAGCTGAGAAGGCCGAGAAAGGCGTAGAGCCAGAAAAAACTACAACGGTGACACAAACACCTGAAGAGACTCGAGTAGAAGCTCCTACCGAAAACGATGAAAACACgacaaagaaaaagaataaacgCGAGAAAAAGGAAGAAAGAAGCGGAAAGAAAGCATcgaaaaaagagaagaaaaatTCCGATCAACACGACCAAGCGGAGGAGAACGGTGAGAAAAAAACGAAGAAAAAGAGGAAACGAAAGCACGACTCGGAGAGCGAGGAGAATGAAGGGGTGACCACAGAAGCTAAGAGAGTTAAACGTGATGATACCGACGCGGAACAG AAGCCTGTCGAAAATGGTaaacataaagaaaagaagaaaaataaaacgagTCAGTTAGATACAAGTATAGCACCGAATACAAATCACGACCATCCAGTTGAACCAGACACAG GTGATAAGTGTAGTAAGAAATTCAACTGGCTGAAGACGATTGTCAGTCTGTTAGAACACAAGTCTGATAAAGAGATGGGAATAAACAAGCTGAAAAAGAAA GTGATAGCAGAGTACATGGAAAAAGGCGGCAAACGAACGAAGTCGGAACACGAACTATGGGCTAAATTCAGTCATAAGATCAACGCGCATCCGCGATTTAAAGTGTTAAAAGAACGCGTGAAACTGGTGGACGAGGGTTGA
- the LOC141899971 gene encoding cytoplasmic dynein 2 intermediate chain 2-like — MFNDESLDAIEIKSTWKRERSLAEAHTQTREIISDEIGIQSVSKANAQVQTDEQPEEDFSEICDDSDDLIEFLKKWEPYIARQLESNRRSHAFDGYRVMWEEQNSSVSCIHTLKNASLTDLEVTSLAWNCTGSVIAAAYGRYDHEDWCTHKSSLCFWNLNRRSLDADKPEQTVDLSSCLMCISFHPNQPALIAGGTFNGEVIVWDTANEDDIVAASSGIGDDSHREPVSKVHWVKDLQSKTSTKYNLVSVSGDGKMLTWQLNLQKRKLNLIEGHILLTESLPRSTRTQQGHEMGVTCISFSRDDKSTFLVGSECGGLFKCSMRMRGTPAGSHIKSSVMLTSPVTFSYDTHTGPVYSVDCSPFHRNLFVSCGSDSSARLYSMLLSKPIMTFEPSAGYLFSAHWSPVRPMVIAMVSESGHLIIYDLELSNAPKYKLEASANKSPVFTLQFNNHLNRLLATGGADGCIKIWQLSNDLTTQIDKEEEKFNQLADSFVD; from the exons ATGTTTAATGATGAATCGTTAGATGCCATAGAAATCAAGTCGACATGGAAAAGAGAAAG GTCACTGGCAGAAGCCCATACGCAAACGCGAGAAATTATTTCGGATGAAATAGGGATCCAAAGTGTTTCAAAAGCAAATGCTCAA GTGCAAACCGACGAACAGCCTGAAGAAGATTTCAGCGAAATATGCGATGACTCGGATGATTTGATCGAATTTCTGAAGAAATGGGAGCCGTACATCGCCAGACAGTTAGAGAGTAACAGGAGAAGCCATGCTTTTGATG GCTATCGCGTTATGTGGGAAGAACAAAACTCATCAGTTTCGTGTATTCACACTTTGAAGAACGCGAGTTTAACAGATTTAGAGGTGACAAGTTTAGCATGGAATTGCACTGGATCTGTGATTGCTGCAGC TTATGGAAGATACGATCACGAGGACTGGTGTACGCATAAATCGAGTTTGTGTTTTTGGAATCTGAATCGTCGATCTTTGGACGCCGATAAACCGGAGCAAACCGTCGATTTGTCGAGTTGTTTGATGtgcatctcatttcatccgaATCAACCGGCTTTAATTGCGGGCGGAACATTCAACG GGGAGGTTATTGTATGGGACACggctaatgaagatgatatagtAGCGGCTAGTTCTGGTATAGGAGATGATTCTCATCGTGAACCGGTATCGAAAGTTCATTGGGTCAAAGATCTTCAATCAAAAACGTCAACAAAATATAAC CTTGTCAGCGTCAGCGGTGATGGTAAAATGCTCACGTGGCAGTTGAATTTACAGAAGCGAAAACTAAACCTTATCGAAGG acATATATTACTGACAGAGAGCCTGCCGCGTTCGACACGAACTCAACAAGGCCACGAGATGGGCGTCACTTGTATATCGTTTTCGCGTGATGATAAGTCGACATTTTTAGTCGGTTCGGAGTGTGGCGGTTTATTCAAATGTTCGATGCGTATGCGAGGAACTCCGGCTGGTA GTCACATCAAGTCTTCAGTAATGTTGACATCACCGGTAACATTCAGTTATGATACCCACACTGGTCCGGTCTATTCAGTCGATTGCTCTCCGTTTCATAGAAATCTGTTCGTTTCTTGTGGATCGGATTCATCCGCCAGACTATACAGCATGTTACTG TCCAAACCAATAATGACCTTCGAACCTAGTGCTGGGTATTTGTTCTCTGCTCACTGGTCGCCCGTGCGTCCGATGGTGATCGCTATGGTATCGGAAAGTGGACATCTCATCATTTACGACCTGGAATTGAGTAATGCGCCGAAATATAAACTAGAGGCCAGCGCGAATAAATCTCCGGTGTTCACTCTACAGTTCAACAATCATTT AAATCGATTGTTGGCGACTGGCGGAGCAGACGGGTGCATAAAAATCTGGCAGCTCAGCAACGACTTAACAACGCAAATCGACAAGGAAGAAGAGAAATTCAATCAGTTAGCCGACTCCTTCGTGGATTAA